The genomic segment ATCGATGCACAGGGGGCGAGGGCGCTGTCCCGGCTCCTCCAGTCTCCGCCCCCCCCCCCGATGCGGTTGATCCGGGAGGGGCAGGCTGCAGGGGAGCCGGCGGGAGCAGCCGGAGAGGCCGGGATCGGGAGCTGTCCCCTCAGGGCATCCTGACGGCGGGGGCGCGATCCCACCCCCCGCCCATCCTCTCCCGGTTGCGACAGGGGGAGCGGTTCATCGAGACGGGCGGGCTGCCGGGCAGGACCCGCCCGCGGCGTCGCCGGAGACTGAATACGGCCGCCGCACCGGGATGGTGCACGAAACGCCCGGGCGGATCCCGGCATCCGGAAGGTCTACAGGTCCTGGATGCGCTCCATGCTCTCGATATCCATCAGGCCTTTCAGCGCCCGAGTCACCACGCGACGCCCCCCCTCCTTGATCGCTGCCATGGGGTTGGTACCCCCCACCATCGCGATCCCCATGTACTGGGGGCTGACCGGCACGCCGAGCAGGGGCACGTTGGGGACGCCAAGGTCCAGCACGCCGGTGAAGCCCTGACCGTCCAGCTCGTCCAGGAGCTCGCCGACCAGCATCTCCGCCTCCATGTGGCACTCCCGCATGTTCCCGAGGATCATCCCGCTTCCCCGGCGCATCACGTTCGTGATGGAGGTGGACTCCTGGGAGGCGAGCACCTCCAGGGGATCGATCGTCGTGTTGTTGTAGAGGATGAAGTGTACGAAACGCTTCGGCATTCGGGACTCTATCTCCACGATGCCGCCCCCTATCGCGTTGTAGGGCACTCCCCGCTTCAGCAGCAGCCCGTCCAGGGTGATGGTGCACATGGTGCATACGGCCGTGCATCCTGCGGGGACCGGAAAGCCATCGACGGTCTCCCCCGACGGCACGAGCCGGACCCGGTCGCTGACGGCGAGTCCCGCCCGGTAGGTCTGCCGCAGGACGGAGAGCGCGTAGTCGATGTCCTTGTCCCGGATGAGGGAGAGGTTGTAGATGATCCTGCCGGTATCCTCCGCGGGGTCGTACGTCACCTGCATCGCATACTCCTCGATCACGTTGTTGATGAACCGCAGAGGTTTGCCCGTCCCGCACGGGTCTGCATCGGGTGTCATGTCCTGCATCCGCACGTACACTATTCATCGACGAATTCCATATAGCTATTCCCCTGTCAATTCCGCCCTCCCGGGGATGCTGGATTCCGGAAGATGCCCGCTGTCCGCGTCGCGAGCGGCGCATGCCCGAACATGTCCGCTCGCGACATGGCGGACGGCGTCGCACCCAACCCTCCCGCTCCGCAAAGGCCCCGGGCACCGGGATCGGCCACTCCGACAGGTGCCGTCCGAACACGATGTACACGCCAAAATCCGCCTCTTTATCGCCATGCTCATAGAATAAACCTTGTATACTCCTGCGGGAATATCAATGGTGATGGATACAGGCATGCGGAACTCCGGAAGGGAGGCGCTGAAACGGATTTTCGAAGCAGCCCATTTCACGGTCGAGGAGCTGGCGGACCCTCTGGCGCTCTCGGCTTCCAGCGACCAGATGTGCCTGGTCGCGATGTTCTCGGACGATTTGAAGGAGATGGAGCAGTTCGATCGGACCAACTTCCGCCTGGAGGAGGGAGAGAGAACGCTGGTGTGCAGGAAGCTGCTCTTCTCGCTCGCCGAGGGGGCGAAGGCCGATACCTGCATCCTCTGGGATCGGGACGACTTCGTGCGGTACGCAGGAGCAGCCGCCCTCGCCGCCATCCTGGGCCAGAGGCTGGTTATCGACCTGGAACCCTCCGCGGATCAGCAGCGGACGGAGGAGCGGGGCAGGATCTCCGCTATTCCGGAAGAGGGGGAGAAGGGTCCCGAGGTCCTGCACCTTCCCGTCCGGGTGGACGCGGGGCGGGCGCTGCGCATCGCCGGTATCGAGGGTGAGCCGACCCTCCGCTTCATCCCCCACTGGCGGTACCGCGTGGTGAGCGACGGCGAGAAGCCGTTCAGGGATCGGGTGATCAGCTTCAAGTCGGAGGAACGCGGGGCCGTCAACGCCATCAACGGCATGCGGATAGAGATGCCGCTGGATACGGCGGAGATGTCGGCGATACCGGCGGATGCGGAACTGGTGGGACCCCGGAGCCGGAAAGAGGATGTGGAGGAGAGTATCATCAACGCCCTGACGGAGCGGCTGACCCAGCGGATCCGTATCAAGACGGAGAAGGGCGATGCGATCTTCTACGAGGACAAGGCTTTCAAGCCGGAGAGGAGAGATATCCGGATCGATACGGAGATGGTGTACGTGCCGGTATGGCAGATCCGGGGGAAGAAGATCGTCGAGGTCAACGGATTCAACGGGGAGATCCTCTCCCTGCCCATGGACGAGGGTGTGGAGGTACTCTGACACGGCATGATCCCGATACTCGGGGGCGGACCGGCAGGCAGGCTCGCAGCGATGCGGCTCGCCCATGCGGGCAGGGACGTGGAGCTCATTGAGGAGCGGCGAATCGGCGGTCAGTGCCTGCACCAGGGCTGCATGGTGATCTGCGCTCTCTCGGACGTGGCGCGCCTGATCCGCACGGCGCGCATGCTCGCCGATCTGCAGGTCCTCGATGCGGTCCCGAATGTCTCTTTCTCCCGCCTTCTGCGGGGGATGCAGGAGATCCAGGAGAAGATCGAGGGCGTGCTCGATGCCGAGACCCGGGGCGCCGGCGTGACCATCCGCTACGGCAGCAGGGGCTCCGTGCAGGGCAGGGACGTCTACGTGAATGGGGAGAGGGTGGAGGCGGAGGCGGCGATCATCGCCACCGGTTCCCGCCCGCGGATACCCGACATCCCCGGGATCTCCCTTGCCGGCGTATACAACCCCCACACCCTGGCGACCATGGAGCGGCTCCCCAGCAGTATGGCGATCGTCGGATGCGGGATCATGGGCGTCGAGTTCGCCGGCATCTTCCACGCGTTCGGATCAGAGGTGCACCTGCTCTGCCGGAGCCGGTTTCTGAAGACCCTCGATCCGGCGGTGAGGAGACAGGCGGAGAAGGAGCTGAACGGGGTGCATATCCGCGAGCATGCAAGGATCCGGTCCATCGATGGCGACGGATCGGTGAGTGCGGTGACCGTCGAGGAGAAGGGGACGGTGGAGCGGGTCGAGGTGGACGCGGTCTTCCTGGCTCCCGGGCTCGTGCCCCGCTCGGAGTGCGTCGAGGGGATCGCCAAAGGCCCCCTGGGCGAGATCTGCGTGGACGACCGCATGCGCACCAGCGTGGAGGGCATATACGCCTGCGGGGATGTCACCGGTCCGCCCTACCTGACGCCCGTGGCACGCATGGAGGGGATCGTCGCGGCGGACAACATCCTGGGGAAGGAGCGGAGGATGGACTACAGCCACATTCCGCAGTCCATCAGCCTGGGCACCGATCTCGCCTTCTCTCTCCCGCGGATCGAAGCCGATATCGCGGCATCTGTTCCCGCCCCGGCCGGCCCGGGTTCGTTCTGGTCGGTTCCGAGCGGAGGCACGGGGTTCGCGAAGGTGATGGTGGATGCTGCCAGCGGACGGATCTGCGGTGCCGCATCGGCAGCGCCGGGCGCCGCCATCTCCCTCCACTACCTGGCGCATCTCATGCGGCAGGGGAGCACGGTCTTCGACTTCGAGGAGTTCATCGAGACGCATCCCACAACCGACGGTCTCTTCAGTCTGGCCAAGTATCTGTCGGAACGGCTCAGGGAGCGCGGATCGCGGTGATGCCCCCGGTATGCCGCCAGCGGGTGTGGCACGCCGCCCCCGCCGCGATCCCGGCACGAACGATCGCCCTGCCCGCAACAGCGCTGGTGCGGGGGCCCGGGGATAGGTGATCCGCTCCAGGCCGGGGCGCCAGCACGATCCAGCCCTCCGCTGACCGGGCAGCAGGATCCGTTGCACCGGGGGAGAAGAGGGCTCCCGCCCGCCCTGCCATGGGAGAGCCCGAGCGTATGGCGCGATACCCTCTCCCGGCAGACACCCCCCGATACCTTTCCGCCCCGGTGCATAAAAGGGAGGTTGCGCTCTCCCGGATGAAGCGGGCGGAGCCCGAATTCTGGAGTTTCGACGACGGCCCGATCGTCCCCCATTCCCGCCAGGGGGATGCCCTCTCAGCCCCCCGTCAGTGAGAGGGGCCCGGATGGCGTCCGGGGCAGGCCCGCAACCGCCCCTGAGAGGCGGCGCATCGCCTCCCACCCTCGTTCCCATCTCACGCGGAAGCCGATCCCGGGATCATTTTCGAAAAGGATGGCCGGGACTCCCCCGGGTCGGTCCGCGCGGAGGGGGGGCGGCGCATCCGCTCCCTGCCGGCATTCCGGCGATGCCACGACGGGGCCGCCCTGGATCTCGAATTGACAAAATTCATGAACGAACAGAGGATAAATTCTCTCAGAAGGCGTCATGGCGGAGAGAGCGGTTCATCGGTGGATATTCCTCGCCTGCGGGATCGTCATGGTTCCCCTCTGGTTCATCGCCCTTCCCCTGAAGCCCCCCTTCGCGTGGGAAGACATCCTCATGGAGGCGCTGTTCCTGGTCGGGGTCGGGATCGCCTTCATTCTCATCGCCCGCCTGAAGAACAGGACGATCGAGGTGGGGATCGGAACGTTCGCACTGGGTCTCCTGATCGACCTCCTGGACGAGTTCACCTCGGAACCCGATCTCCTCAGCACGGATCTGGAGGGGATCCTGCAGCTGGCGGGCATCTCCCTCGTCGTCCTGGGGCTGTACACATCCACGCGGAGCCTGGAGGCGAACCTCGCCGTATCCCGGGAGAAGGAGGAGGCGCTCCGCAGGAGCGAGGAGCGCTACCGCAGCCTGATCGAGGACATCAACGACGTGGTCTGCGAGACGGACGAGCACGATCGCCTGGTCTACGTCAGCCCCAGGATCCGCGATCTGCTGGGATACCCGCAGGAGAGCCTGGTCGGCAGAACCCTCTTCGACTTCGTCGCTGCCGAGGACCGGAAAGAGGTCTCCTCGTTCTTTGACGGGGCGGCTTTCGGACGGAAGGCGTTCACCCTCATCGAGCACGCCATGCGCCACGCGGACGGCCACACGGTGATCGTCCAGACCAGCGGCACCCCGATGTTCGGCGGCGGCGGCGCCTTCCAGGGGTACCGCCTGGTGCTGCGCGATACGACTGCCCGCAGGCAGGCGGAAGAGGAGGTGAAGCGCAGGAACCGGCAGCTGCTGGCCATCAACCAGATCATCGGGGCCGCCGCCTCCTCGCTCAGTCTGAACGAGCTGATGCAGACCTCGCTCACGAAGACGCTCGAACTGCTGGGATTCGACGGCGGGATGATCTACCTCGTGGACCGGGATCGGACGCGGGCGGAGCTGGCGGTCTACCAGGGGTTCCCCAGATGGATCGTCCCCGACGGCAAGATCCTGGACATCCACGCCGGACCCTACCGACAGGTGTTCGTCGACGGCGAGCCCCTGTATATCGATAACTACCGGGAGCGGTATCCGGATCGGGAGGAGTTCGGGATACGCGCCTTCGCGAGCATCCCCCTTGTGGCCCACTCCATGGTGGTGGGCGCCATCAACATCGCCAGCCGCAAGAACTGCGCCTTCACCGATGACGAGAGATCAACACTCGAGTCGGTTGGACGGGAGATCGGCAGCGCCGTCTTGAAAGAGATGCTGCAGCAGCAGCTCGACAGCGCCTACACCAAGGAGCACCTCTACCTGGAGCAGCTCGCGGCTGCCAACCGCGAGGCCAACCTCTACCTGGACATCATGGTCCACGACATCAACAACGCTAACATGGTCTCTCTCGGCTATGCCGATCTGATCCGGGAGCGGGCCGGTCCGGAACTGGCCGACTACGCGAAGAAGCTCGAGAAGAGCGTCGAGAAGAGTATCGAGATCATCCGCAGCGTATCCACCATCCGCAGGATCCACCGCGGAGAGGCAACGCTGGGGCCAGTCGATATCGACAGCGTGATCCGGGCGGAGATCCGGCATCACGAAGGCGCCTCCATCTTCTACCAGGGTTCACCGCTGCTCGTGTACGCCGACGACCTGCTTCCCGAGGTCTTCACCAACCTCATCGGAAACGCCCTGAAGTTCGGGGGGCCGTCCGTGCAGGTACGGATCCGGGTCGAGGACCGGGGAGAGGAGGTCGATGTCGCGATCGAGGATACGGGCCCCGGCATCCCCGACGATCTCAAACCCCGCGTATTCGACCGATTCCAGAGGGGCAGCACCTCCGTCCCCGGGACCGGGCTGGGCCTGTCCATCACGCGCATGCTCATGGATCGCTATGGGGGAAGGGCCTGGGTGGAGGATCGGGTCCCCGGCACCCCGGGAGAGGGGACGGTCGTCAGGTTCCGCCTGAAGAAGATCCGGGAACCATCCACCCATCGCTGATATGTTAGAATCCGGTCTGTGGACGCATGGCAATTAAGGCCGCCCGGATGCAGGGATCTTCTGGCCGATCCGCCTCTCCAGCTCGACCTGAATACGGTTTTTCAGTCCGGGCACGGTCTGGAGCAGCTGCCCGAGCGTGAGACCCGCGACGAAAGGGCAGAAGTAGACTTCTTCCGCATCCAGAATCACGAGGGCGTGGGGCTCTGCCTGCCCGAAGCATCCGCCGTTGGCTGACACCATACGCATCTCTATCACGATGATGAGGCTCCTCTCTTCCACATGGACCGTCTCTCCCGCGAGGAGCCTATGCACCCTGTCCATTGTAACTCCCCGCTATCACCATCTTATGAACGAGGTCGAGAACCTTCCGCTCGAGAAATATCCGGAGCACCGCAATATAAATTCGAATCGGCCAGCTGAACCGCACCCGGGTCTTAAGGTGCCACTCGAGGATATTCCTGTCAAAGAGAGGATCTATCTGTATGCTGAGGTTGGGCACGGCATACAGCATCCCCCGGACGGCCATGCCGTACCCATAGAGGAGACCCGCAGTCTCCGGATTCTCAGAGCCCAGTGCCGTCTTCAGGTCAATCCTCTCAATCGAGAAGGACTTCACTACCTCCTGCACAAGCCTCGCGATGCGGTATCGAACCCGGGAGTCCAGCAGCACCTTCAGGGTATCCGGAGAGAGCAGCGCCAGATAGGCTTCGGGATGCGCCAGGGCCTGGTAGGTGCTCGGCCGCAAATAAAGCGTGTAGGAGGACTCGATCTCATCGATGCTCGGGAGAGGCTTCTCCGGCTCGGGTGGTTTCTCTACCTTTTCAGGTACTTCAACCGCTTCTTCTTCCAGAATGGGGGGCAGCCTCGACTCCAAGACGGGGCGGCCCGCTAGCAGGAGCGCCGCTGTCGGGCCCTGCTCTTCCAGGACAATACGAACGCCGACGATGCCCTGTATCACCGACACTGCCAGCGTTACCACAATGCCGTACTTCTCCGACTCCAGCTTGATATCAATCGGAAGCAGGGTGACGTACAGCGAAAGAACCCAGAATAGGAGAATGAGAATGGCAATTACGACCAGGATCCAGAACAGGATGTCCATTCACGTCACGCGAAAAAGTAGGTATCCCGTCCGGCAGG from the Methanomicrobiales archaeon genome contains:
- a CDS encoding PAS domain S-box protein, which translates into the protein MAERAVHRWIFLACGIVMVPLWFIALPLKPPFAWEDILMEALFLVGVGIAFILIARLKNRTIEVGIGTFALGLLIDLLDEFTSEPDLLSTDLEGILQLAGISLVVLGLYTSTRSLEANLAVSREKEEALRRSEERYRSLIEDINDVVCETDEHDRLVYVSPRIRDLLGYPQESLVGRTLFDFVAAEDRKEVSSFFDGAAFGRKAFTLIEHAMRHADGHTVIVQTSGTPMFGGGGAFQGYRLVLRDTTARRQAEEEVKRRNRQLLAINQIIGAAASSLSLNELMQTSLTKTLELLGFDGGMIYLVDRDRTRAELAVYQGFPRWIVPDGKILDIHAGPYRQVFVDGEPLYIDNYRERYPDREEFGIRAFASIPLVAHSMVVGAINIASRKNCAFTDDERSTLESVGREIGSAVLKEMLQQQLDSAYTKEHLYLEQLAAANREANLYLDIMVHDINNANMVSLGYADLIRERAGPELADYAKKLEKSVEKSIEIIRSVSTIRRIHRGEATLGPVDIDSVIRAEIRHHEGASIFYQGSPLLVYADDLLPEVFTNLIGNALKFGGPSVQVRIRVEDRGEEVDVAIEDTGPGIPDDLKPRVFDRFQRGSTSVPGTGLGLSITRMLMDRYGGRAWVEDRVPGTPGEGTVVRFRLKKIREPSTHR
- a CDS encoding NAD(P)/FAD-dependent oxidoreductase; translated protein: MIPILGGGPAGRLAAMRLAHAGRDVELIEERRIGGQCLHQGCMVICALSDVARLIRTARMLADLQVLDAVPNVSFSRLLRGMQEIQEKIEGVLDAETRGAGVTIRYGSRGSVQGRDVYVNGERVEAEAAIIATGSRPRIPDIPGISLAGVYNPHTLATMERLPSSMAIVGCGIMGVEFAGIFHAFGSEVHLLCRSRFLKTLDPAVRRQAEKELNGVHIREHARIRSIDGDGSVSAVTVEEKGTVERVEVDAVFLAPGLVPRSECVEGIAKGPLGEICVDDRMRTSVEGIYACGDVTGPPYLTPVARMEGIVAADNILGKERRMDYSHIPQSISLGTDLAFSLPRIEADIAASVPAPAGPGSFWSVPSGGTGFAKVMVDAASGRICGAASAAPGAAISLHYLAHLMRQGSTVFDFEEFIETHPTTDGLFSLAKYLSERLRERGSR
- a CDS encoding DUF2953 domain-containing protein yields the protein MDILFWILVVIAILILLFWVLSLYVTLLPIDIKLESEKYGIVVTLAVSVIQGIVGVRIVLEEQGPTAALLLAGRPVLESRLPPILEEEAVEVPEKVEKPPEPEKPLPSIDEIESSYTLYLRPSTYQALAHPEAYLALLSPDTLKVLLDSRVRYRIARLVQEVVKSFSIERIDLKTALGSENPETAGLLYGYGMAVRGMLYAVPNLSIQIDPLFDRNILEWHLKTRVRFSWPIRIYIAVLRIFLERKVLDLVHKMVIAGSYNGQGA
- a CDS encoding DUF128 domain-containing protein, coding for MQDMTPDADPCGTGKPLRFINNVIEEYAMQVTYDPAEDTGRIIYNLSLIRDKDIDYALSVLRQTYRAGLAVSDRVRLVPSGETVDGFPVPAGCTAVCTMCTITLDGLLLKRGVPYNAIGGGIVEIESRMPKRFVHFILYNNTTIDPLEVLASQESTSITNVMRRGSGMILGNMRECHMEAEMLVGELLDELDGQGFTGVLDLGVPNVPLLGVPVSPQYMGIAMVGGTNPMAAIKEGGRRVVTRALKGLMDIESMERIQDL